AGCTCTAATTTCATTATCAAAATTGTTTTCTTAATTGTGGCATTCATGTCCTTGGTTGGTTCGGTCATTGATTCCTCAAATGAACCAGTGTACCTATAAATAAATCTGAATGAGCCCCCTTAATactaatgctcactttctaattaAAATTCTTAATCACTGGAGCACTCAAATGATTCAATTCATCATTACATCAGTTTATACACAAGAGTAACAAATCAGTCTTACACACCTGAGTTTTGGCGatatacaaataaaatacaaaacaaacatggcTCTGATGTGGTTAGCCGGGATTCACTTGATTGTGCCTTCAAAGGATAGGCAGCAGGTAGAGCCGGAACTATCAGTAGTTTGCTAGTCCTCCAAAAGCTGTGCACTGGAGATCCATACACCGCACAAGCAAATACTTGCAATCTTTCAACAAGTCCATCATGGAGCTGAGAGTAACACTGTATGTTCCAAACACCATCATGTGAAAGAATGTGTCTTATAAACCTGGTGTGCAGCAAGCCCCTGAAGATGACTCAATTTTTGGCAACAGTTATTCCTGCCAGAACTAGTTCACCAGAATGTCCCAAGTCTGGAGCTTTACAAGTTTCTGACAGCTATAGCCGATCACACACAGAAGGGTTGAAGTATAATTTCTCAAAGACTGCTACCAGTGTCTAGAATCCACCAGCTCAGGTCGAAGACTGATCTTCTTCAGGGTCTCATAGCCAACCACAATGACAATGGTGGAGGGAGTGGCAGAAATTATGCGAGCAGACAGGCCCTTAGTGAGGCCCCAGGGACCTTCCTCTGCCATCAGCTGCCGGAACGTATTTATGATGGAACTCTTACCTTCCACCTAAGGGAATAAACAGATTACTGTAAAATGGCATACAGTGAAACAATAGGAACTGGTGAGAATTGCTTGCAAGGCACTGAATTTACATGGGATCCACATCTCAAACATGAACTCATTTATGATCCAAATCCACCATATTAATTTGCAGAATATACAGTGTAAATGGATTTTTCTCACACATTAGATCAACAGTTTGTTTCATCATTCCATGTGAACAAGCCTGCTCAGAGGAGCAGGTTTCTTTTCTGTAAGAGAAAACTGTCAAACCTGTTAAATGTTTCCAAACTTGCAagtaaatctgtttccagaacggGAGTTAAACAGATTGGAAGACCCACAAGATCAGTGGGTGTTTCGTGGACTAACATTTCCACAAGGAAAAATGTTTTGCTCGTTGTGAAGAAAAGAAATTTGAAGTGCAAAAGTTAGTCGTCATTCAAACTCACTCTCTAAATGAaatgagatgtagtcctgtgggtTGAGGCACCAATATTAAAATCAaggatatgttttattttttcgGAAATATTAAATTCTGGCTAAATATTCACAACATTCCTGTTCCCTAGTGAAATTAACTGGGTTGTTAATACTTGAAAAGGGGTTTATAACTCTTAACCAAGCATTGGATGGCCAAAGGACAACTAATAGTGGAAATGTAAGGAGGGACAGATGTTTAAAAATTACAGCAATATAATGGCATTGTTTAACCTCTGATTATAAAAAGGAAAGAGCTGGAAGCACAGTTGTAATCCTGCAGCCACACTCCCATAACAGTatttctgtatgtatgtatattaatAACTACATTTCTAATTGAACCAATGCTAAAGTAAGCACTAATACACCACCCCAGaaatattgtttttcctttttcatatacctgtaaatacagtgctacagtGTTGGGCACAAATATTTCAGACCATGTTTAAGTTTTCAGTCTCAGCAAGGAACAAACTCTGGTTAAATTTGATAGTAATCAAATCTTGATGCATCAGTCGGTCAAATGCTTTAATTCAGCTAAGAGCCATAAAAAGATAAAATATTGCTACATGCATACAGATGAATAttataaaaatcacaaaatgtaatacaaatgtaGGTCAAAATTAATAATACACTCATGTAGCCATATTATAGCAGTCAAGACGGGGCTTTGATTAAGTCAAAGTTGTAAAAATTTATCACAATGAAAAAAAAGCGTAATTTCTCAGGAGTTGCTATAATTCTCAGCTCTTCTGATGGTAAGGGCTTGTCGGACATAACATATGACAGCTGAACAACAGTATTCAAAGTAAAAAGCAGGAGGCTTTGCAAACAAATTAAATGAGCTGGAGCCATAGGTACCCAACAGCGGACATAGAAATGTACATCTagggtttacattaaaaaaaaaaaaaaacataaaatgtgcaaGTGTTTGCTTGGAAGTGTTGCAAGGGCAAGATGGTAGGGTATGAGAAGTCAGGTACCCTGCTGAGGATAAGCTACCAGAAAGTGCAAAATCTAAAAAGGGGTCAAACAAAATCTCTAttcagagttcaaaatccacaaTATAGTCCTGTTCCTTCTACATGCTTCAAGTCTAAATAATGGGAAACAGAACTCGTAGATTGACATTTAAAAATCTGGCTTGGTTTCTGtatttgaagaaaagaaaaaaaaaaaaaaaagaaaaaaaaagacttcaccatattttttgagctattgTCAATTTCATTTGGAGAATGAAAGAGATTTGAcagaacaaggtcagaaaaagcccTTTCGACATAAACTAAGCATGGAATGGAAGCCACAGTCTTGTCTTAGGCAATCTTCAACAAGTCTTCAGGTAAGTGAGGTCTGTGGTGAATACCAAATGTTAAGCCAGATTAACAAAGGGGTAGCCTGGGTTATGTTCTCAAAAAAAGGAAGTCCAAGTTCCAAATGGACCATAAAGCTGGCTTTGCTCGTAGCGGTAGCGAGCCTCctgcacaaaaaaatgtttttgataatTTTAAGACTTCCAGGGGACAGTATCCCCCAAACACCAGCCCTAAAGATCTCCAAAGAAAGACATTTACTTTTGTACAAAGTGAATAGTCCTTAAGGGCTTATGGCCAAGTTCTTTGGAGGACTTAAAAATTGCATCTAACACTCTAGCAAATTTACAGGCTCTCTGGGTCGTCAGCTGCTCTCCCCCCTGCCCCCAACTCAAATTGTCCACCGTCAAAACCCAGAGGTAGTTAAAGCTCTGCACTTTGGTAATAGGGATCCAATCTATATCATGCGTCTGAGAACGTGTCTTTTTGGGTCCACATGTGTGTGACTTCTGGTGGTTTATTTTCAAATTTAGCTCCCCCATAAAATAATTAAATGTGTTATCTTTGGGTTATCTTGTCCCCTTATTCCCACTGCTATAATAGCTGTTACCCATAGCTCACTACAGTATGTCATCTAGTAAACAGCTAGGTTTGGGAGAGAGAGAAGTGACTGCTTTAAATAGCCTCCAGTCTGTCAAATCATCTGCCTATTTTTTTTCACCTCCTCCAGCGTTTGATATCCAAGTGACCAAAGTTGTGATGGCTTGAacttaagcagttttttttttattaggttttTAGCAACTTAACAGCTAGGCTCAACTTTGCCAACAACAATCTCAGAAAAGAAATGCTGTCTGTGCCTTAAGTAGTCTTTTTTCCGTAGTTTTTGGCATTCGTCCCAGGAGACTGAGTCAAGCAATTGCATAGCCAGTTCACAAGCTCAACCTTCATGGTCCAATGAATTATTTCAATGTGGTATTTTCCAAAGTGCTAGGAATATGACCATCCCTACCACGATTTCACCCGTCATTCTTTCTTGGATTACTTTATTGAGAATGACATGAGATATGCCCTGCGTATATGTCTGTACATGATATCTGTCTGGCATGTAAACAGGATCTGTTCCAGTCCCTCTCTACTATATCTACCCACCTCACAAAGAGTGTCCCATTATTAACCACCAAGTATGAGCGGGGGAAGTTGCAGTGCAGATGCAAACAACTGAAATTGGTCCATTACCTTCACTTAAAAGCACATTTATTACAGAGTACAACTCTGCATCTTCAAAATTATCCAGTGCTAACCAAGGCACCTTAACCAGCcaataaaagaaactgacatcatgcCTGATAGTCACAGTGGAATCAGGAACCAATCTGCACCCAAAAAAAGGAATCTATATCGTATATAACTATAATTATACAACTTTGAAGGAAGTGTACTTCATGTACAAGGACGCAAGGGGGTGAATTGTGCTGGGATGCGTTAGCTTGCTGCCTCCCCCTTCTGACTTTTTTTTAAGATCAGGTCAAGGCTACATTTTTCACCCATTAAGGCACTTCTCTCTGCTATCACGGCTTACAAATAGGTGGGTGAAGGGTATTTTCTACAGAGTGCTGgtcattaaaaatgttttaaaggatATTAAAGCGTTCTTTTTCCAATAAGAGACCATTCGATCAAGCCCATGAGTCATCCGCTAAAATCAATTCAATAAGTTTCCTGCAACATCTACCATGGAAAGCTGATTTTCTCACATCCGTGTACTTTCAGCACACAGCATTCGTGAAATTTAAGCTTTATGTTCCATTGATTTTCCATTAGAACAAAGGGGTCAGATATGTGCACTGAGAGTTACTTTTAGAGTTCATCTCAGATTTCCATGTTAATCATGCCATTTATTACCAACCTTTCAAAGCCTGGCCTCTGCGGCGGCGAGATCCTTCCATACACTGGATGCCTTGGTGGTACAGGCATTTTATTCAGACAAAACCAAAGGAAGCATAAACATCCATTTGTCAACCATCATCCCCATTGGCAGGTTTGGCTACTTCAAAGCACCCTGACTCTGGATGAATATCGTCTTGGTTTTTGTTAGGTGATCAGCAGGTACCAGAGTAGTACCCTGtatcttcataaaaaaaaaaaaaaagtgcaactgCCAATGACAGGATAATGGTGGGATACTGGTGGACTGAGATCCTTGAAGGCTGCCGTATCAGTTTTCCACACTTGTCTGGCAGCAGCCTACCTTGGAACATTggtccagtttttccttccaaaaataAACTCGGTCAAAGATGTCTTTCTTGTCATTGGCTTACTTTAATTGGGATTCTAAAATGCTTTTCATCGTGAACATGCAAACTGTTCGGGATACCATGCATGGGTGGGACAATTcaggagaactaggattacaggttagTGACAATTATTGATCACAATTCTAACTGATCTGCTCCTGGGAGAAATGACACTATATCCCTAATGGTACGATGAAGAATATTGCACCTTTCTAGCATCGTTTAATAACTTTTTAAAATCTAATTTGAAAACTTAGTATTGAATTTGTATTCACAAAAACAAAGTGGAGTGTCTGAcaagtattacaaaaaaaaaaaagaaagagcttGTTTAAACATTCTTGTAAGAATTATTATTTCTTGAATACACATGAGATGTGTGATTTACTAATGCAGATTCAGAGAAGTGCTTGGCTCTCCCAATTCACTGTGTTCTACAGTGCAAGTGCAAAGTAACATTGCCTCGTCTGAAATGCTGTTCCTTGAGACACTTACCTGCACCCTTGCCCGGATCACATCCATAGGGTTGGTTAGAGTGGATGCTGTTGCTGCAGCTAAAGGTCCTGAGACAGCCTGAAGCACAAGGTGCGGACAGTCATTCGGTGCCATCCGAGAGAGCTGCTCTGTCAAAGGGAGAAACAACAATGTGACTTATAGGGGCTTAGGAGGTGTTAATGTCAAGTGTTTCTTCTTGAGCGCCCCGACTACCACAGGTTTCCTGAAGTGTAGGTCTGctgctctgtatatttctaccgTTCAAAAGTGAGAGGATTGGAAATCGATATTTGTGAGACCAACAACCTCTACTTCTGGACAGATACTATAGATGATAAAACAAAATAATGAGCTAAGCAAAGATAATATCGACTGTTTTGAAATTTCCACCACCGACGGCAGAGGTCTCTTACAAACCAAATGACCATAATATACAGCTAAGCTAAGCCACATATAAATCATTCCACTAGAAAAGTTAATgaaacagaactactataatatGCTCCAGCAAAGCTTCCCCCTTGCAATAGGACACCAGTAGAGGTAGCTCACGTTATGAAGATGCTGGAGAGGGCAGCATGATGCTACTGCAGCAAGGACTGCTCTAAACTGGCCCTACTGGTGAGTAACACCTACGTTTGTTCACGTGGGTTGCTTTTTGACAGGGCAGGGAATGGACCAATCTTATCAATATAGCAAAAAATAAACTTAACATATCAATAATAAAAAACACCTAAAAACCTCACATTAACATTTCAAGGCAGCACCACGCAGGCTGTACACGCCAGGCATATAGACAAtactatggttttgtgtggttGGCTGCCCTTTGAAAATAGAGAATGGAAAGAAAACTCAAACCCCGACCAGTTCTCCGAGTTGATCAAGCTATTCCAAGAGGAGGACAATTTCTGGACTCTGTAGACCTACATTCGTATCATACCGTGAATGTCAGGGCTCGATTTGTCCAATGCCACATGCttgttcttccctgtatctttagTACTGTGATTCAAATAAAATTGGTTAAACCTCTACAATTAAAATCTGGCTGGGTAAATTAATTTTGTACCTGCATTATTTATTTCTACAGAAGGGTGAAGATGGAACAAATTCAATTAGAGATATATTGTCCTAGAGCGGTGTGAATTTCTCCCTTATTAGAGATTTTCAATCAAGCTGGATTGTGACCTGTTGAACAATGGAGGTACATATTGCTAGCAACTGTTTGACTTAACAACTGCTGCTGTCTTAATTCTCACATGACCATTGAGAGGGCACAAGTCACTTAGCTGACAATTGGTAGCTGCAAGGATCAACACTGCTAAAGTGCGTGAAGGGAGTAGCTTCCGAGATATGTTGGTATGTGACTTAGGCAATGTCCCAGTGAGGTGACGCATGCATAACAGCTGCATTTTAATACGTTTTGGGTGGCTGTAACACTTTTTACTAAACTAGGTGGCAGCTTGGAACAGCTTCTTAGCTAAACTCTTGGATGCATGGACCAGCTTCCTAGTTAATCTGATTAGGGCATTGAGAAGCTTTTCAGCTAATGATATAGGTGCAGGGGAAGTCTTCTATGCTAATGTGGTGGTGATCGAGACCAGCTTGAGCTAATGTTAAATTAAGCAGAATCTGAGCTGATGAGCTAGTTAAAAAGAGCACTTTATGAGCTAAGTTGGCAGTTACATGAAGTGGTTGATCACCCAGTACCATTTGTGGGTCCATGGGCCGGTTTCTGAGCTAGAGTGTGTGTCCATAGTGTACTTTCTAATTTTGTGCTTACAAAGAGGGTCTGAGGTCAAGAGACTAGTATCTGATTATAGTAGGTGGATACAAGGATCTTTATTTAGTCTCTGTGGTACTTTCACTTAGTAGCTTCTGAGTTCAGGTGATGGGGGCAGACAATAGTTTCTTTGCTTAGGTGGTATTTGCATAAAGCAGCTCCTAAGCTGTAGTGCTGGTGGCATGGAACCTTTTAAGCTGAGGTGATGGAGAGAGATGGAGCTGCTTCAGGGAAAATGTTGGTATTTGCACAGAGAAGCTTCTGAGCTAAGATGACTGTTGCATTGAGAACCATCTGAGTTGTGGTGGTTTGATGGAGTAGCATATGAGCTCATGATATACGAGTAGTGAGCTTGCACGTAGCAGGTGCAGCTGCCAGGTCCTAGCCAAAattgaaagaaaatacaaaaagatTTAAGAATGAAGGTGAGTGGGAAGAGATGAGGGAACAGAAGATGAATGGGTTGTGTAATTATGAAGCTTAGCTAACTAGGGGTTGGGTCAAAGGATGGAAAAGCCATGCACTCACACAGAGCCCTAAAAGTGAAattaaacaagtattgacaaagccggTATGTCTCACCTATTAGTGGCGTCACTAGAATTTCTTGCTTTGCCTATGCTTTTTGCTGATACAATTTTGCAAcaggaaaagaaaaaatacaaatactGGGGAAAGGCAATAGGTTTTGACTATTTGAAAGCTATTGGCGGGTAGCAGGCCGCAGCACAGTACCCAAATAATTTGATGTCTGAAGGCGAGATCTAAAAATCCAGTCTTTTCTTTGTGGgtcaaaaagacaaaaaattcTTCATCCAAACGTCAATCTGTGATATTGTTCCGCGATCAGGGGTCAAAAGCACTGTAGATGCTAACTATCTGGCTGCAGTAATCTGTGTGCTACCAGCCAATTTCAAATGCAGGCTGATCAACTCAGCCTTGCATTCTTCTGACTCCCATAAAATAAGTACTATTCCCTTTCTTTGGGAAGGGACATTTTAGGCTAGTTACTGTTTAGAATATGCAATTTGGATTCCCTTTTCCTTGTTTGAAGTTGATTTTGAAACATTCATTTACCAATTCGTGAAATGGTATCTCTTGTATAGTTGTGTAGAACAAACACTTTCACATTCCTTAGAAATTTGTAGGGAGTTCATTGTGTGTCTAGTCCAAGCTAAGTCACAGTAATACAACAAACAGTTTATCCTTTAGACCCAGAATCCAGAAGGTGCTATTGCTATAGAATTTCCAAGAAGCAAACTCCGTTTTACAGAAAGTAAAAATCATCTTGGAGAGGACTGAAGCTGGCAAATTAAAGGTGTCATATCTGAACTTCTCAAATAAGATTGttttattacatattctgaaacCTTAAAGATTGGTTTTAGCGACTTTTTAATAAAGGACTGTGCTTTGTGACAGTCATGCTGAATGTTCATGTACCTTTCCAGCTGCAAAATAGACTGATTACAGTTAACAATTGATCTAATTTTGAAATGAGAAACAAAATGTTGTAAAGCATTCCTGATTTAGGTCAGCCCATGTTGGTATTTATACGATGTATTTTCTGATGCATTCTAGGGGTGTGAGGCATGCCTTCGAGACTTCAATGCTTCACTGTAGGCACGCCTTTTCTACCTCACCTAAAGAGGCTATAGACTGCAGTATCGTGGCTTTGGCATACAAGTGGCAAAACAAATGAGACATTTACGTGTAAACCAATGTCTGGCTTGTATTTTTAATAGGACCTTCCTTAATCTGGGTCGAAGGTAAAAAGCGTTCCCATTTGTTTTGCTGATGGCAGCAGTTAATCTTAGCATACGATAATCAGGCCATTTGCAGCTTTTCTGCTGACAAGGAGCCATCCGTGACTCATTTTATTGCCATTTCCTTCCTGAAACCAAAACCAAAGAAGGCTTTACAACTTCAAGAGGTTAATAAAACAACCTACCAATGTTCTACTGAAAAAAAGTCTGTCTTCAGGAGCAACAGTAAACtctaaatatttttataaaacGTACATGCTGAGCAAAAGCGTACTTTGCCCCCTCACTTCaataagctccactggctccccattcagaagagatgccaatttaaaATGCtgatccacatctacaaggccctccacagtcAAGGACCAGCAAACATGAACCACAGCCTGCACTTCCACCAACGCTCCAGGCACCTGTGCTCCGCTTCCTTCTCCCTTGCACACACTTCCCCCCTGCCGAAGAAACTGTGGAGGACACTACTCCTGCCTCGTGGTAAAATCCTGGAAAAACCTCCCCCTTCTCTTAAGGCCTTATACTCTCTTCTGGAATTCAAGAAAGAACTAAAGATCTGGCTTTCCAACTTAACCCCTTAGCAGCTATTTTCTCAGCGCCTGGATAACCTCACGGATGGTTAGCCGCAGTCTATAAATTCGGTTTGATTGCTTGATTGACTTTTTCCGGATGCTAAATGTCCATCCAGTCCTGTTAAAGAACAATTATCTTTGGCTTGGCATACAGCAGCAAGTTTAAGTTCTGAAAGGCTGACTGctgctgtagtttttttttttttttaggaacatcTGCTTTTAAAATTTTCTTTCTGCACTGTATTCTCGTCTCAAATCATTTGATTTGTCAACTTTATATGAAGCCAGAACTGTGCTTTGATTACTTATACTACTACGATGTACCACTGTATTTTAAACCAATGTGTTATTGAGGGGGCTGGTAATAAAGGTCAGTAAGTTGAGTTCCACGCAAGGGACAGCACACAaggcagacagcaagaaaacacattCACTCCCATGCAGTATTCCATGAAAAATAAGAAAAGTACTTTCCTCAATTTGAGGAGAGGAAGGATAAGAATCATCCAATTAAAAGGATGAAAAAACCGCTATGGCCCAGGGGAGGGATGCAGAACGAGAAGTAAGCAAATACAACTGACAAGAAATccaaccaatggtaagaaatggCTGATCCAAAGACCAAGGCAAGTTGATTTTGCTCACATTACGACAGCAACCAAATAAAGCTATAGGCAGGCCAGAACTAAAAAAAATAGTTCCTGATGCCAACAATGGAAGTTTACAACTTATCCAGTCAAAACGATTGTAAAGAAGTACTCCAGGCAAAGGCCTAACACAAGAAAATTAAGGCAATCCAGTGAACCTGGAGAATATAACTGTGACACAACAAAGCTATGCAATAATGGTTAATGGGCTGAACTAAAGCCCACTCTGTGTTTTAGTAACGTGAACACAACAGGCCTTCCACAACAGACAGTTACGGCTGTCTGTAGGCAAGACCAGAAAAAGATGAATAATTGCTGCACAAGGGAATAATTATGAAGCATGTTGGCTATAGTACACAAACAGAGGTGCAGCCCTTTTTGTAAATTTCGAAATTTAATCTTTCTACTGTGTAAACAAGTTGTTGGGCAATGATTGTGAAATCACATTTACTACCGCTACTGGTAAATCAGTTTTGAATTGGGAAGCATTTCTATCATACTAGATTTACATCTGAAAACGTTGCTATGATTCTCTATTGTTCAGTTGCGGCTTTCTAAGAGATATTGGATTTATTACTTGCTGATGAATTCCAGGTTTGCTTATAAGTGGCTTCTACTCGAATGCATAGTTACTGTCAAGGTGTTCAGACAAAACGAGGATGTGTTCGTTCAACTATGTTTGAAAGTGCTCAGGGCAGATTTTGACTGGATCCATCCGGTTACCTTTCATCCACATTGTAATCAAGTAGTGAGGAATTTTCTCACTAATTCTGGACAGGGATCAATAAAAGGTGTTCCATTAAAAAAGAAGCCTGTTGCAGTGCTAGTTTTTAGTGCCCAGTTCGTAATCCTGTAGTTTACAAATGTATTTACAATACCGTGGTGAAGGCAAGTGAATGCAAATAGGGGAGAGGGTTGGTATTATAAGAGATGAGAGTAGTAAGATGGATGCCAGTATGAAGCCTATTAAAGAGGAATTCCGATGTTGCGTGTATTTcctgaaaattaggctaattaattTTGAGAGTACGCGGGAAGTGTATAGGCGGCACACAAACTCCAAACTAATATGCTGCATTCTTGGTGTGCTAACACAAGCACTTCAGACCGGATTATTTTCTTTTTGAGAAATATTACACAATATAaaccttctgtttttttatttttagtaatgtGCACACAATCACTGCTCAGCAGTGGCAGACTAAAAGCTTCATCAACTCACCTGCATAGAAATGATAGAAAGGCCACCAGACGGCACTGTTTGGGATATATGTGAGCAAAGAGGCTACATAGCCTCGGTAAAAACCCTTCACGCCGTCTGCCTTGCAAATCTGCACAATGATGTCCTTGGTCTGTCCCAGAGCCACTGGGTTTTTCCCATCACCAGTGTGCACTCGAAAGCGACCCAAAGTCTCCCCTTTCCGCTGCATCATGAGGTGCTGAGAGATCACGTCAATGGGTACCGTGATGCTCTGTGCCACAAGGGACGCAGAACCACCAGCCACTAACGATTTCACCACGTTGCTGCTGCTGTACTCCGATACATACTTGCGGGTGAGCTCATACGTTGTCACATAGCACTGACCAGATATCAGGGTAAATGTGTTGACCAGGAAGCCCCGGTAGAAG
This portion of the Pleurodeles waltl isolate 20211129_DDA chromosome 12, aPleWal1.hap1.20221129, whole genome shotgun sequence genome encodes:
- the SLC25A44 gene encoding solute carrier family 25 member 44, producing the protein MEDKRNIQIIEWEHLDKKKFYVFGVCMTMMIRVSVYPFTLIRTRLQIQKGKSLYNGTFDAFLKILRTEGVAGFYRGFLVNTFTLISGQCYVTTYELTRKYVSEYSSSNVVKSLVAGGSASLVAQSITVPIDVISQHLMMQRKGETLGRFRVHTGDGKNPVALGQTKDIIVQICKADGVKGFYRGYVASLLTYIPNSAVWWPFYHFYAEQLSRMAPNDCPHLVLQAVSGPLAAATASTLTNPMDVIRARVQVEGKSSIINTFRQLMAEEGPWGLTKGLSARIISATPSTIVIVVGYETLKKISLRPELVDSRHW